aaccaaaaatctactaatcccgaacttgttcttttcctcgatcttgcttcgtatttgaatttttcggatctaaataaataaatttaatcattaatctaatacttttcatgttcatatgtaacattctctataattccattattatttgtagtgcattcaaagctgtctcactgagtcacagtcactaaattatttatatcttgagatacggaactccaaatcaagatccattaattttccctgaaaatatactcacatatcttcttatcataaaattttcagaatttttggtttagccaataagtacagttattctttaaagtttcccctgtttcacttgttgacagttccgacccctcttcattaaaaattaattatctcattgtacagaattcggatgatgtttctgtttgtttcatctaaaaatagactaattaaggattctaaccatataaattataactcataataatttttttaaaatttttaatgattttccaaagtcagaacaggggaacccgaattcattctcaccttgtctcacaaaatctattatatctcatgatttacaatttcattgattaaaccatttcttctatgagaaactagactcaacaagatttaatttcatattttattcatcctctaattcgacctctacaattttggtgaattttcaaagttgaatGTTCttctgctgtccaaaactgcttttagtgtatgatgttaattaccatttttcctaaactttcaataaatgataatttcatcctgctcaattaacctctcaattgagctgatttttctcaattaacactttatcccatcactttagactactttataacctttgtaAATCGAATTTCAAGACTAGACTTTGATTccaaacattttcacaattaggtcctacaaatcaatttctattgaaattacctaataaaatcatctcgcaaacaaattaaagcttcaatttcatcctatttcatcataaaattccagcacatattcatagcaactttcaaattcattcataaaatcaaaaactaatgaatttagtaataggacctagtagtaaaagtcttagaaacacaaaaattacactTGGGGCAAatattatgaaaaaccagcttgaagaaacccttaggatgtttttggctgatgggaatgcagaaaaataaagaggaatctagataattccactttagtcctaacttttaaagtaaattttgcaatattccaattttacccttaattcttcaattctccgATTTTGCTCAACAGATgtcgcccaaaatatctccttttggggttattttcaatttatgtccctcttcatttaacaattgagctatttaatccttctagtaacttttacacctttttcaatttagtccctttcacttaattgactacccaaacattaaaattttctaacgaaattttaataccatattactaacacttcataaatatttataaaatatttttgacttcGGTTTTACTGAGATcaagtctcgataccttatttttacccaatttcttctataatttcttttctaactaaccactaaatcggtaaaatttttctatcgatattttcatacgattttcctatcataccaatattcatgcaaaaatattaaaataaatttgtctttaaatcggatttgtggttactgaaccactattccgataactttgaatttgggccattacaactctcccccctttaaggattttcgtcctcgaaaatcttatcAGTAAAGAGGTTCGGGTATTGTTTTCTCATTGTCTCCTCCGTTTCCCATGTCACTTCCTCAATCCCGTGCTTttgccataatactttcaccaaatttatctttttatttctaagctcATTTGTTTCCCGTGCCAATATCTTGACCGGTTCTTCATTGTAAGTCATATCCGGCTGAATCTCCACTTCTGTCggagaaataacatgtgaaggatctgatcgataccgtcgtagcatcgacacatgaaaaacattatgaattctatcgaGTTCCGGTGGTAATGCCAATCGATAAGCAaccggtccaattctttctatgatttcatatggcccgataaatcttggactcaatttgcccTTTCGACCGAAtcggagaactttcttccaaggagacacttttaagaataccttatcacccacctaaaattcaatctcttttcgtttaagattagcatatgacttctgacgatcagaagctgcttttagactatctcgaatcaccttgactttttcttctgtttcccggatcaaatcaaccccatgcATCTTCTTTTCACtaagctctgtccaatataatggtgttctacattttctaccatacaaagcttcatacggagccattttaatactggactgataactgttattataagcaaattcaatcaaaggtagatacttctcccaattaccttcaaactctaatatacaacatcagagcatatcttccaatacctgaattacatgctcagattggccatctgtctgaggatgaaatgcagtgctgaAATACAACTGAGTACCCAAGGCTTCTTGCAATTTGTCCCAGAAACGAGATGTAAATCggggatctctatctgatataataGAGATTGGCACTCCATGTAGCCTGACAATCTCAGATATATATAGTTCATCCAATTTATCTAGAGAATAATCCATACGTACCGGGATAAAATGTGCTGATTTTGTTAATCGATCAATGATcacccaaatgacatctttctttctcggtgaCAATGGTAATCCggacacaaaatccatagtaattctttctcatttccattccggtatagtAATTGGCTGGAGCAATcccgaaggtacctgatgttcagctttgaCCTGTTGACATATCAGACAGcttgatacaaactcagaaatatcacgtttcataccaGGTCACCAGTAcatcttcttcaaatcattatatattttattacctccCGGATGTACGGACATAATACCACTGTGTGCCTCCTGTAAAAACTTCTGTATAAGCTCtgaattcttcggtacacatactctgcctttgaataataaacaaccatcagtcccaatctgaaattttgaatcattacctgactcacattgtacccgtttagcctgtagcttctcatcatttttctgagcttcatatATTTGTTGTAAAAATGTTGGTTTAATACTCAACTCAGCTACGACTGAACCATCATCAACCAAAGACAATTGGGCATTCATAGCTCAcaaagcaaacagagattttCGGCTCAGAGCATCagctacaacattagccttacccggatggtaatcaataaccaaatcatagtcttttatcaattcaagccacctacgctgtctcaaattcaaatctttctgtgtcatcagatatttcagacttttatgatcagtataaatatgacatttctcaccatacaagtaatgccgccatatttttaatgcaaatacaatagcagctaattcaagatcatgcaccgggtaatttctttcatgtgtcttaagttgtctcgaagcataagctataactttaccttcttgcatcaagacacaacctaaatcatttaatgatgcatcactataaatgaTAAATTCTTTACCCAATTCAGGTTGTACCAACACAGGTGCTTTCGTCAACAAATCTTTCAATCGATCGAAACTCTGCTGGTATTCATCAGTCCACtcgaatttaacatctttctgtaataaacgggtcatcggagaagctatcatagagaacccttgtacaaatctccgataataaccagctaaacccaagaaacttctaacttcagatacatttttcggtggactccaattgataatagctgagattttacttggatctaccctgatgccttccgcggatacaatatgtccaagaaaagtcacttctcgaagccaaaattcacatttactgaatttagcatatagCTGCTTTTCTCGCAGAAtttgcaacacaattctcaaatgttctgcatgctcaTTTTCGTCTCGAGAATAGACcaagatatcatcaataaaaactaccacGAACCTGTCTAAGTACGGTCTGAATATCcgattcatcaagtccataaatactgcaggtgcattagtcagcccaaacggcataacaagaaactcataatgcccatacctggttctgaaagcTATTTTTGGTACATCTAACTCTTTTACCCGTAATTGATAGTAGCCcgatcggagatcaatctttgaaataCAGTAGCACCcttcaactggtcaaacagatcatcaattcgaggcaatgggtacttattctttatagtgactttgttgagctgtcggtagtcgatacacaatctcaaaaacccgtccttcttcttcacaaataggaccggagcaccccaaggtgaatgacTCGGTCGAACAAAACCCCTGTCAACAAGTTCTTGCAACTGTGTCTTTAACTCCTTTAATTCTGTAGGAGCCATACGATACGAAGATATGGAGATTGGAGTAGTTCCCGGAATcaaatctatagaaaattccacttctctttctggtggcaaccttggtaattcctctggaaacacatcagaaaattcacatacaactggCACTGCCTGGATCTTTGACTCAAATACCTTAGTGTCTAACACATATGCCAAATAAGCATCACACCCTTTTCTGATACACCTCGAAATACAAGACTTTGAAATCACATTAGATAATTCCTCTGTCTGATCAGATTTAACCcgaagtaattctccattcGACACTTCAATACAATATATTTACGTCTACAGGTTTACTCTTGCATCATGCCGAGTTAGCTACCCATACCCAATATcacatcgaactcatcaaaAGGAAGTAACATCAAGTCACCGAGAAACAATAACCTCTTACCATCGTGggacaattttacaaattttatccaccatcacaaaGCGCCCGGGGTTCgagactttaaccacaaattcagtaggttcaacagataaattttttaacaaatactaattttgtgcatatgtatgaatgtgtagaaccgggatcaatcaatgcagtaatatcagtatcaagtaaagaaaaaagtaccagtaataacatcggGTGCTAAAGCATCTTCTCTAGCACGGATGGCATATGTCCTAGCAGGTGCTCGTGCCTCTGGCCTGCCTGCAGTATCTCTCGTAGCTCCTCGACTACCACCGACATCACCAGATGGTCGAGGTGGTCTACCCCTCGAAACTGGATTACTAGGCTTCAATGTCTGTTCAGTTTCCCTTTCACCCCTTTCTGGACAATCCCTGAGGAAATGATCGAAAGAACCACATCTATAACAAGCTCCACTCTTCAGTCGGCATTCTCCAAAATGAGCTTTATTACGATCTTGGCATCTTGGCTTAGGGTACCAAAGACCGCCAACACCGGTCATCGATGGAGTGGAAGGTCTTGGATTAGTACGTTGAAAACCTCGCTCTCTACCCAAATACCCAGTGGCTGAGGTAGAACGATCCTggtatttcttcaatttctttgaagCAGAAAACTGGGATTTTTCCATCGATCTTTTACTGAAAACCCGAGCTTCTCTTTcagcttgtttcttttctttgctcaGTTCTTCGACTTTATAAGCTCGCTCTGCAATAGTAGTAAACTCTCGGATTTCAAGAATTCCAATCAGTAACATAATCTCATCATTCAACCCTTCTTCAAATCGTTTGCACATCTCGGCTTCTGATTTTACCCATTCTCGAGCATATTTGCTCAATCggacaaattctctttcatactcaGATACCGATCTGTTGCCCTGTTTcagctcaagaaattcttttctcttctgaTCAAGgaacctctgactgatatatttctttttaaattcgtTCTGAAAGAACTCCCAGGTAATCTCTTCTTTCGGAACCACCGAAGCTTTAGTATTCCACCAATGGTAAGCTGTATCTTTTAGCAATGATACTGCACATTTCAGACACTCTTCTGGTTTGCAAGATACCCGAATAGTATTCTCTAACCAAAACTCAGCCCGTTCAGGATCATCATCAACTGTAGCTCTGAATTCTTCTGCCCAATGTTTTCAGATTTTATCAACCGGAGCTTTCCCTTTTCTGATAGATTCAGTACCTGTACCTTGTGGAATCTCGGGAACCGGTGGAGGAGGGGGAGGAGGAGCTTGAGCTTGTTGCACTACAAGGTTAGTTCCTATATACTGagcaaaccattcattcatcatttgatagAAGGCTATTTTAACCTCTTCACCTTGGTCCCTTGTCTCGGACCTTCTACTACTAGTAGCTTCAACTTCTCTATGTTCTGAAGCCAGAGCATGACTCCCGGCTTCCTCGGGTTAAGCTCGGTCGGTAGACATTTACTATAAGaaaatcacatttcaaatggtcaggagatatcacactatcaatgataatttaaatggcatgtatagctaatcTCATATTTGCTACGTCGGTCCGAGAACCAGCTAAACcgtggctctgataccaacaaatgtaacaccccttatccgtatccgtcgccggaataggatacGAGGTATTACAAGATTTTActgatttcttttttaaaactcaatataacccctttataaatatctaatcctccctgcaaattttaaaccgagaccaagccaacacaaccaatccatttcaacatattttcaaaatagatttatcgtattcataagataatctcatcacatgccaaaccaaaatttgttagccataccaatggctaaccatacattcattccacattaacatctagtttactagcttatacatgccattgatttccaaaataagtttctttatgtaccgagatcttgaCGTTGATAGTATGATGcttctccgaccaaatccgacctccgagctcttaacactacaaaacaggggaaaaagaaacagggtaagcactttgtgcttagtaagctcatgtaacaggaattatacttacctaatatttttaatacaatgcaataaacattcatacatccattcaacacattattcccctatcatgcacaaactcaacattcaagttagttcaataatttccatgtatcaataatatatatatatatcatgattgatgagctcatcaattccatgatttccatttccttgttatttttccatatttatcccgttaaACTACTTGGAATTTTGATGGATTCTCAGAGGTACACCAAAGTGTACAAAtttcgggtccgtcaattcatattcatgtgcgcacatttccatttcagagagcacactcccgcgaacctcatccttacagtgGATTACCACCGAGCTAAATCAcataatataaactcatagagtattgtcgggattaccagtccaggctaaatcccctgcaatgacaattactctaataaGCTTGGAtttgaattaccagtccaggctaaatttagaccctaattcggattacccgtcagggctaaatccattttccacatattcttcgggagggctatatcaggataggatcacccgtccgggctagatcctttttaccgtcaattcctttttcagagatccatcgaatttttcctttcattcaaccgggatttatttcctcttttcatcaagaatatcaatacttcatcaattatcatacaataaacatccaaatcattttcacatcaataacaaacatttcaagcatttagaaatataattcaagttacacgaacttacctcgacacttgttcgtaaccaaaaatctactaatcccgaacttgttcttttcctcgatcttgcttctatttgaattttccggatctaaataaataaatttaatcattaatctaatacttttcatgttcatatgtaacattctctataattccattattatttgtagtgcattcaaagctgtctcactgagtcacagtcactaaattatttatatcttgagatactGAACTCCAAAtaaagatccgttaattttccgtgaaactagactcacatatcttattatcataacattttcaaaatttttggtttagccaatcagtacagtttattctttaaagtttcccctgtttcacttgTTAatagttccgacccctcttcactaaaaattaattatctcattgtacagaatttggatgatgtttctgtttatttcatctgaaaatagactcattaaggattctaaccatataaattataactcataatcatttttgtacaatttttaatgattttccaaagtcagaacaggggaacccgaattcattctcaccttgtctcacaaaatctattatatctcatgatttacaatttcattgattaaaccatttcttctatgagaaactagactcaacaagattcaatttcatattttattcatcctctaattcgatctctacaatttttggtgaattttcaaagttggactgctgctgctgtccaaaactgttttagtgtatgatgttaattaccatttttccctaaactttcaatagatgataatttcatccctgctcaattaacctctcaattgagctgatttttctcaattaacactttatcccatcactttagactactttataacctttgtaAATCAGAATTTCAGCACTAGACTTTGATTccaaacattttcacaattaggtcctacaaatcaatttctattgaaattacctaataaaatcatctcacaaacaaattaaagcttcaatttcatcctatttcatcataaaattccagcacatattcatagcaactttcaaattcattcataaaatcaaaaactaatgaatttagtaataggacctagtagtaaaagtcttagaaacacaaaaattacaagaaaaaggcaagaattaactcacttggggcaaaaattatgaaaaaccagcttgaagaaacccttaggacgtttttggctgatgggaatgcagaaaaataaagaggaatctagataattccactttagtcctaacttttaaagcaaattttgcaatattccaattttacccttaattcttcaattctcctgattttgctcagcgtatgccgcccaaaatatctccttttggggttattttcaatttatgtccctcttaatttaacaattgagctatttaatccttctagtaacttttacacctttttcaatttagtccctttcacttaattgactacccaaacattaaaattttctaacgaaattttaataccatattactaacacttcataaatatttataaaaatatttttgactcagttttacgagatcgaagtctcgataccttatttttacccaatttcttctataatttctttttctaactaaccactaaatcggtaaaatttttctatcgatattttcatacgattttcctatcataccaatattcatgcaaaaatattaaaataaatttgtctttaaatcagatttgtggttacgaaaccactattccgataactttgaatttgggccattacaaaatataacaccccatacccTATCAGATTGTCAGACCTGAGCTATGGAACGCCACATTAGCCACCTAGGTGACTTTTCGTTTAAACCCAACTGAACCTTCATCACACCATAATTTGGATCATAATAACATGTTTAGGTTTCAGGAAACACAAGCTTGCAAACTCAAATTGCTTGCTTCATGGTACGCATCAGCAAAAACATGCGAGCCTACATCACTTGCAAGAACTTAACTACTCCTTCCCTAAAGACATAAATATTTGATCAAATCAGTTAAGAACATGCGAACCCTAAGTTTTGCAAAATAGTACTCCCTGAGGAACACATCAGTTCAACTATCTGACATCGAGGTTCACACTCTAAGTCTTCTCGAATTAAGTGTCCTAAAATAGAGTAATTCTCGCGAACAATCCTTATGTTTTTAGATTCTGCGAACACGTTTCACAGGGTCATTCTG
This genomic stretch from Gossypium raimondii isolate GPD5lz chromosome 6, ASM2569854v1, whole genome shotgun sequence harbors:
- the LOC128041721 gene encoding LOW QUALITY PROTEIN: uncharacterized protein LOC128041721 (The sequence of the model RefSeq protein was modified relative to this genomic sequence to represent the inferred CDS: inserted 1 base in 1 codon), with product MSYLEAAGFGSAALVLMFDLIAGIISALDAISGISRWVTSPSISDCKTLIVYHQKIEAFVGDQLMWMPYSALDVVPLILQWVHANVNVWCINASVMNFSTVEWYNTDWFMRQFGCIQYVLDVPQRFDVVYKHREVEATSSRRSETRDQGEEVKIAFYQMMNEWFAQYIGTNLVVQQAQAPPPPPPPVPEIPQGTEEFRATVDDDPERAEFWLENTIRVSCKPEECLKCAVSLLKDTAYHWWNTKASVVPKEEITWEFFQNEFKKKYISQRFLDQKRKEFLELKQGNRSVSEYEREFVRLSKYAREWVKSEAEMCKRFEEGLNDEIMLLIGILEIREFTTIAERAYKVEELSKEKKQAEREARVFSKRSMEKSQFSASKKLKKYQDRSTSATGYLGRERGFQRTNPRPSTPSMTGVGGLWYPKPRCQDRNKAHFGECRLKSGACYRCGSFDHFLRDCPERGERETEQTLKPSNPVSRGRPPRPSGDVGGSRGATRDTAGRPEARAPARTYAIRAREDALAPDVITVSNGELLRVKSDQTEELSNVISKSCISRCIRKGCDAYLAYVLDTKVFESKIQAVPVVCEFSDVFPEELPRLPPEREVEFSIDLIPGTTPISISSYRMAPTELKELKTQLQELVDRGFVRPSHSPWGAPVLFVKKKDGFLRLCIDYRQLNKVTIKNKYPLPRIDDLFDQLKGATVFXKIDLRSGYYQLRVKELDVPKIAFRTRYGHYEFLVMPFGLTNAPAVFMDLMNRIFRPYLDRFVVVFIDDILVYSRDENEHAEHLRIVLQILREKQLYAKFSKCEFWLREVTFLGHIVSAEGIRVDPSKISAIINWSPPKNVSEVRSFLGLAGYYRRFVQGFSMIASPMTRLLQKDVKFEWTDEYQQSFDRLKDLLTKAPVLVQPELGKEFIIYSDASLNDLGCVLMQEGKVIAYASRQLKTHERNYPVHDLELAAIVFALKIWRHYLYGEKCHIYTDHKSLKYLMTQKDLNLRQRRWLELIKDYDLVIDYHPGKANVVADALSRKSLFAL